A genomic segment from Actinoplanes sichuanensis encodes:
- a CDS encoding HAD family hydrolase — protein MTIAFFDVDETLVDTKSMFDFLRFHLAADGDDGTRYDEQAGALRRAAAAGVPRHEINRAYYRLFAGSNWSGLLAEGERWYADLRTRPEPFLAEGIAALRFHQAAGHVVALVSGSFRACLDPIAAHLGADTILCTEPLLDGDGRLTGEVAVPMIGDNKRSAVLGLIAARGADPARCFGYGDHSSDLAFLAEVGHPTVIGGDPDLTAVAERAGWPILAATTCAAA, from the coding sequence ATGACGATCGCCTTCTTCGACGTGGACGAGACCCTCGTCGACACCAAGAGCATGTTCGACTTCCTGCGGTTCCACCTGGCCGCCGACGGTGACGACGGCACGCGTTATGACGAGCAAGCCGGGGCGCTGCGCCGGGCGGCCGCCGCCGGGGTGCCCCGCCACGAGATCAACCGCGCCTACTACCGGCTCTTCGCCGGGTCGAACTGGAGCGGGCTGCTGGCCGAGGGCGAGCGCTGGTACGCCGACTTGCGCACCCGTCCCGAGCCGTTCCTCGCCGAGGGGATCGCCGCGCTCCGGTTCCACCAGGCCGCCGGGCACGTCGTCGCGCTGGTCTCCGGCTCGTTCCGGGCCTGTCTCGACCCGATCGCCGCACACCTCGGCGCCGACACGATCCTCTGCACGGAACCGCTGCTGGACGGCGACGGCCGCCTCACCGGCGAGGTGGCCGTGCCGATGATCGGTGACAACAAACGGTCCGCGGTGCTCGGGCTGATCGCCGCCCGGGGCGCCGACCCGGCACGCTGCTTCGGATACGGCGACCACTCCAGCGATCTGGCGTTCCTGGCCGAGGTCGGGCACCCGACGGTGATCGGCGGCGACCCCGATCTGACGGCGGTCGCCGAGCGCGCCGGCTGGCCGATCCTCGCCGCCACCACCTGCGCCGCGGCATAG
- a CDS encoding cysteine hydrolase family protein, protein MDALILIDLQTWITRMPLSPRHGAEVVERCATLAADSRAAGVPVWHVRYLDGTGPGADPAAPRNRIVPGLEVRPDEPVITKYGLGAFDGTPLADRLRAAGVTRVGLAGIALSHGVGVTAREAAALGFRVTVLEDATTSLSMEGHRQALQVLNGLVTVTSAASWGVSEVEHISGH, encoded by the coding sequence ATGGACGCGCTGATCCTCATCGACCTGCAGACCTGGATCACCCGGATGCCACTGTCACCGCGGCACGGCGCGGAGGTCGTCGAGCGGTGCGCCACGCTCGCCGCCGACAGCCGGGCGGCCGGCGTGCCGGTCTGGCACGTGCGCTACCTCGACGGCACCGGCCCCGGCGCGGACCCGGCGGCCCCACGCAACCGGATCGTGCCCGGCCTCGAGGTGCGCCCGGACGAGCCGGTGATCACCAAGTACGGGCTCGGCGCGTTCGACGGCACCCCGCTGGCCGACCGGTTGCGCGCCGCCGGGGTGACCCGCGTGGGGCTGGCCGGCATCGCCCTCTCGCACGGTGTCGGTGTCACGGCCCGGGAGGCGGCGGCCCTCGGCTTCCGGGTCACGGTGCTCGAAGACGCGACCACGAGCCTCTCCATGGAGGGGCATCGACAGGCCCTACAGGTGCTGAACGGCCTGGTCACCGTCACATCAGCGGCGTCCTGGGGAGTATCGGAGGTAGAACACATATCAGGACACTGA
- a CDS encoding DivIVA domain-containing protein, translating to MITDAGVMPLQRDVDGVPVHPVPPAPQVAPPDRAIAILALAQRTADDHVAEARVHAERIVAEARSYADGIRVEADRLLSDARAEAEHIVSAGGAYAEQLRVQAQQRYEDAVGGLSIQREALQRQVENLAAFDHDYRHRITLFLQSQLRALWAEHPQSADVPDTALPGPGGPVDPTGLG from the coding sequence GTGATCACGGACGCCGGGGTGATGCCCCTCCAGCGCGACGTCGACGGTGTACCGGTCCATCCGGTGCCGCCCGCACCGCAGGTGGCCCCACCGGACCGGGCGATCGCGATCCTGGCCCTGGCCCAGCGCACCGCCGACGACCACGTCGCCGAAGCGCGGGTGCACGCCGAACGGATCGTCGCGGAGGCGCGCTCGTACGCCGACGGGATCCGGGTCGAGGCCGACCGGCTACTGTCCGACGCGCGGGCCGAGGCGGAGCACATCGTGTCCGCCGGCGGCGCCTACGCCGAGCAGTTGAGAGTGCAGGCGCAGCAACGTTACGAGGACGCCGTCGGAGGGCTGTCGATCCAGCGGGAGGCGTTGCAGCGCCAGGTGGAGAACCTGGCCGCCTTCGACCACGACTACCGGCACCGGATCACGCTGTTCCTGCAGAGCCAGCTGCGGGCGCTCTGGGCTGAACATCCGCAGTCGGCCGACGTGCCGGACACCGCGCTGCCGGGGCCGGGCGGCCCGGTCGACCCGACCGGGCTGGGCTGA
- a CDS encoding AfsA-related hotdog domain-containing protein → MRKICIVGDRFRGLEQHERVSTLSGFTRSLGSGALDSLDEDLVLVAGDGVGRYEWDHLAEALARRGLEDRITIEARDEPLVRRGEAHKHRETNILVAGLHRVAEGHFAASLRVHNDNELLLDHQTGQHTQGMVSVEAARQMFLAVTERFYASAWPQNHYYYVLNSMNVTFENFLFPIGATLDLHVERADVARPERLAMTVRVDVSQAGRRCASVAIEYTAFESSVVESKETRRAAAAVDVVLDRRLVTA, encoded by the coding sequence GTGCGAAAAATCTGTATCGTCGGCGACCGGTTCCGTGGTCTGGAGCAGCACGAGCGCGTCAGCACGCTGAGCGGCTTCACCCGCTCGCTCGGCAGCGGCGCCCTGGATTCGCTGGACGAGGACCTGGTGCTGGTCGCCGGGGACGGCGTCGGCCGCTACGAGTGGGACCACCTGGCCGAGGCGCTGGCCCGGCGCGGTCTGGAGGACCGGATCACCATCGAGGCGCGCGACGAGCCGCTGGTCCGCCGGGGTGAGGCGCACAAGCACCGGGAGACGAACATCCTGGTGGCGGGCCTGCATCGGGTCGCCGAGGGGCACTTCGCGGCGTCGCTGCGGGTGCACAACGACAATGAACTGCTGCTCGACCACCAGACCGGTCAGCACACGCAGGGCATGGTCTCGGTCGAGGCGGCGCGGCAGATGTTCCTGGCCGTGACCGAGCGGTTCTACGCCAGCGCCTGGCCGCAGAACCACTACTACTACGTGCTGAACTCGATGAACGTCACCTTCGAGAACTTCCTGTTCCCGATCGGGGCGACCCTCGACCTGCACGTCGAGCGGGCCGACGTGGCACGGCCCGAGCGTCTGGCGATGACCGTGCGGGTCGACGTGTCGCAGGCGGGCCGGCGTTGCGCGTCGGTCGCGATCGAGTACACCGCCTTCGAATCGTCGGTGGTGGAGAGCAAGGAGACCAGGCGCGCGGCGGCCGCCGTCGACGTCGTGCTCGACCGGCGGCTGGTCACCGCCTGA
- a CDS encoding MFS transporter, translated as MSDKGSGAPVSRPTLTLITVCVAGGLLPLSLTGSSMALPGINADLEPSLPALQWVVNAYNLLFASLMLAAGSLADRLGRRRMFVIGSVLFATASAVSAAAGQILVIDIARALAGVGAAAVLTSGSAILAQTFQGPALGKAFGALGTSFGFGLAFGPFLSGLLVSIGGWRTVFAVHAGVSVLVLLVSRLLPESRSAVASRVDWLGTITFSGSLLAFVLAVVQAPQIGWTDPITLVLFGVCALLMVAFVVAERRQPAPMFDLSLFRQSKYVAACLVPVALAFGFVTLLVLLPSYLISVDGVSAQRAGVTLLLLTAPTLVMPSVAGYLSRWVSARVLLVVTLLLVGGGAAWLTVIDRGVGVLAIAGPLLTIGAGMGISLAILDATAVGSVEPERAGMAAGMFNTMRLSGEVVAIATMGSVLAGLTTSRLAEGIGAYQPAGAPSASEAAGQIVSGDLATVAGQVAEPSRAAFVDFAAGAYSDGFHTALWVLAITTVLAAPVIGILLRDRKAAAQPAEQPSRRLDPVA; from the coding sequence ATGTCTGACAAGGGATCCGGCGCGCCCGTATCGCGCCCCACCCTCACCCTGATCACGGTCTGCGTGGCAGGCGGTCTGCTGCCGCTCTCCCTCACCGGGTCGTCGATGGCGCTGCCCGGCATCAACGCCGACCTGGAGCCCTCGCTGCCCGCCCTGCAGTGGGTGGTCAACGCCTACAACCTGCTGTTCGCGAGCCTGATGCTGGCCGCCGGATCACTCGCCGACCGCCTCGGCCGCCGCCGGATGTTCGTGATCGGATCCGTGTTGTTCGCCACTGCCTCGGCGGTCAGCGCGGCGGCCGGCCAGATTCTGGTGATCGACATCGCCCGCGCTCTCGCCGGTGTCGGTGCCGCGGCCGTCCTGACCAGCGGCAGCGCGATCCTGGCGCAGACCTTCCAGGGGCCCGCCCTGGGTAAGGCGTTCGGTGCCCTCGGCACGTCGTTCGGCTTCGGCCTGGCGTTCGGCCCGTTCCTGTCCGGCCTGCTGGTCTCGATCGGCGGCTGGCGGACCGTGTTCGCCGTCCACGCCGGTGTCTCAGTGCTGGTCCTGCTGGTCAGCCGGCTGCTGCCGGAGTCCCGATCGGCCGTCGCGTCCCGGGTGGACTGGCTCGGCACGATCACCTTCTCCGGCAGCCTGCTCGCCTTCGTGCTGGCCGTCGTGCAGGCGCCGCAGATCGGCTGGACCGACCCGATCACGCTCGTCCTCTTCGGAGTCTGCGCGCTGCTCATGGTGGCGTTCGTGGTCGCCGAGCGCCGACAGCCGGCCCCGATGTTCGACCTGTCACTGTTCCGTCAGTCCAAGTACGTGGCCGCCTGCCTGGTCCCGGTCGCCCTGGCCTTCGGCTTCGTGACCCTGCTCGTGCTGCTCCCGTCCTACCTGATCTCGGTGGACGGGGTGAGCGCCCAGCGGGCCGGTGTCACCCTGCTCCTGCTGACCGCGCCGACCCTGGTGATGCCGTCGGTCGCCGGGTACCTGTCCCGTTGGGTCTCGGCCCGGGTCCTGCTGGTGGTGACGCTGCTGCTGGTCGGTGGCGGCGCGGCCTGGCTCACCGTGATCGACCGCGGCGTGGGTGTCCTGGCCATCGCCGGTCCGCTGCTCACCATCGGCGCCGGCATGGGTATCTCGCTGGCGATCCTGGACGCCACCGCGGTCGGCAGCGTCGAGCCGGAGCGGGCCGGGATGGCGGCCGGCATGTTCAACACCATGCGTCTGTCCGGTGAGGTCGTCGCGATCGCCACGATGGGTTCGGTGCTCGCCGGTCTCACCACATCCCGGCTGGCCGAGGGCATCGGCGCCTACCAGCCGGCGGGTGCGCCGTCAGCGTCCGAGGCGGCCGGTCAGATCGTCTCGGGTGACCTCGCGACGGTGGCCGGGCAGGTGGCCGAGCCGTCCCGGGCGGCGTTCGTCGACTTCGCGGCGGGCGCGTACTCGGACGGCTTCCACACCGCGCTCTGGGTGCTGGCGATCACGACCGTGCTGGCCGCCCCGGTGATCGGCATCCTGCTGCGGGACCGGAAGGCCGCGGCGCAGCCGGCCGAGCAGCCCAGCCGGCGGCTCGACCCGGTCGCCTGA
- a CDS encoding FAD-dependent monooxygenase gives MPENHPVLVVGAGPVGLTAAAILLGRGVDVRVIDRATAPSEFSKALLVWPRTLEVLRRLGGGRHITEHGQDVADFRYWSDGRPVCRIPFGAATRPKIIIQPDVEAMLHAALADRGGKPEWQTTLTGLSQDDDGVTATLREPDGVARTHRFSHVIGADGAGSTVRGLLGLEFEGATYPQTFVLGDTAIDGTAEPDSVHYYLSPRGVLVLVPLPNGRHRVFTAAPGDLTSDDVRLELLQELVDDRGPGGLRLHDLSWSAAFRIHARHVERPRDGRVFLAGDAAHIHSPAGGQGLNTGVTDAHNLAWKLAAVWHGDLPAEVLDSYEPERSAVARSVVRQAETQTRAWLLKKPWQVAARDLAAGAAARIGVFDRHYVPWLTGTRHEYPPGLTVAPRSRGPRRPVRHGALIPNVAVSTDGEIWRPIRDVLPDDRYTLLVTVPDGVEPRPGPAFFGLLRAYPRLISGWARAGTLLKPAGDRPGGTPGGRIAVTLIRPDHYVAVHETDPALPAITRHLAALTRPGKEKP, from the coding sequence ATGCCGGAGAACCATCCGGTCCTGGTGGTGGGCGCCGGCCCGGTCGGCCTCACAGCGGCCGCGATCCTCCTCGGGCGCGGTGTCGACGTCCGGGTGATCGACCGCGCCACCGCCCCCAGCGAGTTCAGCAAGGCGCTCCTGGTGTGGCCACGAACCCTCGAGGTGCTGCGCCGGCTGGGCGGCGGGCGGCACATCACCGAGCACGGGCAGGACGTCGCCGACTTCCGCTACTGGTCGGACGGGCGCCCGGTCTGCCGGATCCCGTTCGGTGCCGCCACCCGGCCGAAGATCATCATTCAGCCGGATGTGGAGGCGATGCTGCACGCCGCTCTCGCCGACCGCGGTGGCAAGCCGGAGTGGCAGACCACGCTCACCGGGCTGAGCCAGGACGACGACGGCGTGACCGCCACCCTGCGCGAGCCGGACGGTGTCGCGCGCACCCACCGGTTCAGCCACGTGATCGGGGCCGACGGGGCCGGCAGCACGGTCCGCGGCCTGCTCGGGCTGGAGTTCGAGGGTGCCACCTACCCGCAGACCTTCGTGCTCGGCGACACCGCGATCGACGGCACGGCCGAGCCCGACTCGGTGCACTACTACCTGTCCCCGCGCGGCGTGCTGGTCCTGGTGCCGTTGCCGAACGGGCGGCATCGGGTGTTCACCGCCGCGCCCGGCGACCTCACCTCCGACGACGTCCGCCTGGAGCTGCTGCAGGAGCTGGTCGACGACCGCGGGCCGGGTGGTCTGCGACTGCACGACCTGTCCTGGAGCGCCGCCTTCCGGATCCACGCGCGGCACGTGGAGCGGCCCCGCGACGGGCGGGTCTTCCTGGCCGGTGACGCCGCGCACATCCACAGTCCGGCCGGTGGCCAGGGGCTGAACACCGGGGTCACCGACGCGCACAACCTGGCCTGGAAACTGGCCGCGGTGTGGCACGGCGATCTGCCGGCGGAGGTTCTCGACTCCTACGAGCCGGAGCGCTCGGCGGTGGCCCGGTCGGTGGTCCGGCAGGCCGAGACACAGACCCGGGCCTGGCTGCTCAAGAAGCCGTGGCAGGTCGCGGCCCGGGACCTGGCGGCGGGCGCGGCGGCCCGCATCGGGGTCTTCGACAGGCATTACGTGCCCTGGCTGACCGGCACCCGGCACGAGTACCCACCCGGCCTGACGGTCGCACCGCGGTCACGCGGCCCCCGCCGGCCGGTCCGGCACGGGGCGTTGATCCCGAACGTCGCGGTCTCCACCGACGGCGAGATCTGGCGGCCGATCCGCGACGTGCTGCCGGACGACCGCTACACCCTGTTGGTGACCGTTCCGGACGGGGTGGAGCCGCGCCCCGGCCCGGCCTTCTTCGGGCTGCTCCGGGCGTACCCCCGTTTGATCTCCGGATGGGCCCGCGCCGGGACGCTGCTGAAACCGGCCGGAGACCGACCGGGCGGAACGCCCGGAGGCCGGATCGCGGTGACCCTGATCCGCCCGGACCACTACGTCGCCGTGCACGAGACCGACCCCGCACTGCCCGCCATCACCCGCCACCTGGCCGCACTGACCCGGCCCGGAAAGGAGAAACCGTGA
- a CDS encoding beta-ketoacyl-[acyl-carrier-protein] synthase family protein: MTTHRLRLHAATLELPATTDTLSTAIAEGRLRGRHPEVDPSTALPATAGSPIDLAAAAARTVLERTGHPAAEVEDLYYAWTYFQGAHFWSPAHALADRTGLTSANPIGLQQMCNGAGAAVHLADRAARAGAPFTALICTGDAFRGPGFDRWSGDYGVLYGDAGTAMLAVSADHPAPIDGPSSTLLSLHTGALPHLESMHRPVDASVDAAPAAAWPIDVQATKRRYLQEHGGDSLAEAMRGMVGKLLARVFTDLAGQGRTADGVVYLPRLMNATLDSLYAPAVAALTDLPQRRLGDMTGHLGAGDLIANIADAQTAADKPRTDIFISAGAGFTISIAALSS, from the coding sequence ATGACCACGCATCGTCTCCGGCTGCACGCCGCGACACTGGAACTGCCCGCCACCACCGACACCCTGTCCACCGCGATCGCCGAGGGCCGGTTGCGCGGCCGGCATCCCGAGGTCGACCCGTCGACCGCCCTGCCGGCGACCGCGGGCAGCCCGATAGACCTGGCGGCCGCCGCGGCACGGACCGTTCTGGAACGCACCGGTCACCCGGCGGCCGAGGTCGAGGACCTGTATTACGCCTGGACCTACTTCCAGGGGGCGCACTTCTGGTCGCCCGCACACGCGCTCGCCGACCGGACCGGGCTCACCTCGGCCAATCCGATCGGCCTCCAGCAGATGTGCAACGGCGCCGGGGCCGCGGTGCACCTCGCCGACCGGGCGGCCCGGGCCGGCGCCCCGTTCACCGCGCTGATCTGCACCGGTGACGCGTTCCGCGGCCCGGGCTTCGACCGCTGGTCGGGTGACTACGGCGTGCTCTACGGCGACGCCGGGACCGCGATGCTGGCCGTCTCCGCCGATCATCCGGCCCCGATCGACGGCCCGTCGAGCACCCTGCTGAGCCTGCACACCGGAGCTCTGCCGCACCTGGAGAGCATGCACCGGCCGGTCGACGCGTCGGTCGACGCCGCCCCGGCCGCCGCGTGGCCGATCGACGTGCAGGCGACCAAGCGTCGCTATCTGCAGGAGCACGGCGGTGATTCGCTGGCCGAGGCGATGCGCGGCATGGTCGGCAAACTGCTCGCCAGGGTCTTCACCGACCTCGCCGGTCAGGGCCGGACCGCCGACGGGGTGGTTTATCTGCCCCGGCTCATGAATGCGACGTTGGATTCGCTCTACGCCCCGGCCGTGGCCGCACTGACCGACCTTCCGCAGCGGCGTCTCGGTGATATGACCGGACATCTCGGGGCGGGTGACCTGATCGCCAATATCGCGGACGCCCAGACGGCCGCCGATAAGCCCCGGACCGACATTTTCATCAGCGCCGGAGCCGGATTCACGATCAGCATCGCGGCACTCTCCTCCTGA
- a CDS encoding polysaccharide deacetylase family protein has translation MRTPKVFLVGLLVAGLAGCGTATAGEITSGAGAPAGESASASPSIEPSASPAGEPSAEPTEEPTEEPTEQPAEETSADPTETPDAAPSEAVRPSPTPSVRPGRRGDGPAESLRRTGAAGVALTFDDGPDPVQTPRLLDLLAEHHVKATFCVVGENVVAYPDLVRRIVDEGHTLCNHTWRHSLTLGTESPEAIRADLERTNDAIRQAVPGAEIKYMRAPGGNFTKPFVAVAAELGMTSIYWQVDPRDWDHPAGETDEQHVAKIVATVRQHVSKGAIVLSHDYRQPDTITAYEQLIPWLKARYKLIALR, from the coding sequence ATGCGTACCCCCAAGGTGTTTCTGGTCGGCCTGCTCGTGGCCGGGCTGGCCGGATGCGGCACGGCCACGGCCGGGGAGATCACGTCGGGAGCCGGGGCGCCGGCCGGCGAGTCGGCGTCCGCTTCACCGTCGATCGAGCCGTCCGCTTCGCCTGCCGGGGAGCCCTCCGCAGAGCCGACCGAGGAGCCGACCGAGGAGCCGACCGAGCAACCCGCGGAGGAGACTTCGGCGGACCCGACGGAGACGCCGGACGCCGCGCCGTCCGAGGCGGTGCGGCCCTCGCCGACGCCGTCGGTACGCCCCGGCCGCCGAGGTGACGGTCCCGCCGAGAGCCTGCGCCGGACCGGGGCGGCCGGGGTCGCGTTGACCTTCGACGACGGCCCGGACCCGGTGCAGACACCCCGTCTGCTCGACCTGCTCGCCGAGCACCACGTCAAGGCCACGTTCTGCGTGGTCGGCGAGAACGTTGTGGCGTACCCGGACCTGGTCCGCCGGATCGTCGACGAGGGCCACACCCTGTGCAACCACACCTGGCGGCACAGCCTGACGCTCGGCACGGAGAGCCCCGAGGCCATCCGGGCCGACCTGGAGCGCACCAACGACGCGATCCGGCAGGCGGTTCCGGGGGCGGAGATCAAGTACATGCGGGCGCCCGGTGGCAACTTCACCAAACCGTTCGTGGCGGTGGCGGCCGAACTCGGCATGACGTCGATCTACTGGCAGGTCGACCCGCGGGACTGGGACCACCCGGCCGGGGAGACCGACGAGCAGCACGTCGCGAAGATCGTCGCAACGGTACGGCAGCACGTGAGCAAGGGTGCGATCGTGCTGTCCCACGACTATCGGCAGCCGGACACGATCACCGCTTACGAGCAGCTCATCCCCTGGCTGAAGGCGCGGTACAAGCTGATCGCGCTGCGCTGA
- a CDS encoding 3-oxoacyl-ACP synthase III family protein: MRTVITGRRAGPAPAGILGTGSYLPEREVGNDDVGRPAGVDHEWILGKTGISTRRWAAPTEATSDLAAMAGQRALGQAGLTAADIDLIVVATSTPDHPQPPTATLVQAKLGAVGATAFDLNAVCSGFVFALGTAERFLAGREGSRALVIGADVYSRILNPADRRTTILFGDGAGAVIVGAVPHGSGVLAHRLISNGDHADLIGVPGGGSRAPLTVDAIAAGDQFFTMKGRAVRDYVATHVPGLVRRFLADSGVDPAQVRHVVPHQANGRMLDDLAADLGLPHASVHRTVDRYGNTGAASVPVTLDAAVRAGHVERGELVLLVAFGGGMAVGMSLVRW; this comes from the coding sequence ATGCGCACCGTTATCACCGGCCGCCGGGCCGGACCCGCTCCGGCCGGCATCCTGGGCACCGGCTCCTACCTGCCGGAACGTGAGGTCGGCAACGACGACGTCGGCCGCCCGGCCGGAGTCGACCACGAGTGGATCCTCGGTAAGACGGGCATTAGCACCCGGCGGTGGGCGGCGCCCACCGAGGCCACCTCCGACCTGGCCGCGATGGCCGGGCAGCGGGCACTGGGGCAGGCCGGGCTGACCGCCGCCGACATCGACCTGATCGTGGTCGCCACCTCCACGCCCGACCACCCGCAGCCGCCGACCGCAACCCTGGTGCAGGCGAAACTCGGGGCCGTCGGGGCCACCGCCTTCGACCTCAACGCGGTGTGCAGCGGCTTCGTCTTCGCGTTGGGCACCGCGGAGCGATTCCTGGCCGGACGGGAGGGTTCCCGGGCCCTGGTGATCGGGGCCGACGTCTACTCCCGCATCCTCAACCCGGCCGATCGGCGTACCACGATCCTGTTCGGTGACGGCGCCGGCGCGGTGATCGTGGGCGCGGTGCCGCACGGCTCCGGGGTGCTCGCCCACCGACTGATCAGCAACGGTGACCACGCCGACCTGATCGGGGTGCCGGGCGGCGGCAGCCGGGCCCCGCTGACCGTCGACGCGATCGCGGCCGGCGACCAGTTCTTCACCATGAAGGGCCGGGCCGTCCGGGACTATGTCGCCACCCACGTGCCCGGCCTGGTGCGGCGGTTCCTGGCCGACAGCGGGGTGGATCCGGCACAGGTTCGGCACGTGGTGCCGCACCAGGCGAACGGGCGGATGCTCGACGACCTGGCCGCCGATCTGGGGCTGCCGCACGCGTCCGTGCACCGCACCGTCGACCGATACGGCAACACCGGTGCCGCCTCGGTGCCGGTCACTCTCGATGCCGCGGTACGGGCCGGCCACGTCGAGCGCGGCGAACTGGTGCTGCTCGTGGCGTTCGGTGGCGGCATGGCGGTCGGCATGAGCCTGGTCCGGTGGTGA
- a CDS encoding MarR family winged helix-turn-helix transcriptional regulator, translating to MPTTTRLPIDQRLGNLVKRAEQVVIAGKTAVLRDLDLTVPQYSALLVLGEHPGISGANLARRCMVTPQTMATMLANLETRGLVERRRSEDHGQVLVARLTRAGQTLLRKADERAVELELRMAEAFNDKEREQLQEYVERLITAVESAGR from the coding sequence GTGCCGACGACGACGCGACTGCCGATCGACCAACGGCTCGGCAACCTGGTCAAACGGGCCGAGCAGGTGGTCATCGCGGGCAAGACCGCCGTCCTGCGCGATCTCGACCTGACCGTCCCGCAGTACAGCGCTCTCCTGGTGCTCGGCGAGCATCCCGGGATCTCCGGGGCCAACCTGGCCCGTCGCTGCATGGTCACCCCGCAGACGATGGCGACGATGCTGGCCAACCTGGAGACGCGCGGGCTCGTCGAGCGGCGCCGCTCGGAGGATCACGGTCAGGTCCTGGTCGCCCGGCTCACCCGGGCGGGCCAGACCCTGCTTCGCAAGGCCGACGAGCGGGCCGTCGAGCTCGAGCTGCGGATGGCCGAGGCCTTCAACGACAAAGAGCGAGAGCAGCTCCAGGAGTACGTGGAACGACTCATCACCGCGGTCGAGTCCGCCGGGCGGTAA
- a CDS encoding ribosomal maturation YjgA family protein: MPISHGRLRLAMSGAALAFLTTALAIRAVAPLGSWLEQSSGTALYASMTWAGVRFLGPRLTPLTAGGIALAWCWGAEFFQLTGIPAALSADSLVARLVFGASFDPIDLVWYPLGIVPLVVWHHRRTAVPGRP; the protein is encoded by the coding sequence ATGCCGATCAGCCACGGGCGACTACGCCTCGCCATGTCCGGAGCCGCGCTGGCCTTCCTGACCACGGCCTTGGCGATCCGGGCGGTGGCGCCCCTCGGCAGCTGGCTGGAGCAGTCGTCCGGGACCGCCCTCTACGCCTCGATGACCTGGGCCGGCGTGCGTTTCCTGGGCCCCCGCCTGACTCCACTCACCGCCGGCGGGATCGCCCTGGCCTGGTGCTGGGGTGCCGAGTTCTTCCAACTCACCGGGATCCCCGCGGCACTGTCCGCGGACAGCCTGGTGGCCCGTCTCGTGTTCGGCGCCTCCTTCGACCCGATCGATCTGGTCTGGTACCCGCTCGGCATCGTCCCGCTGGTGGTCTGGCACCACCGGCGGACCGCGGTGCCCGGGCGTCCCTGA
- a CDS encoding aldo/keto reductase, producing the protein MIDTTTLGTNGPEVGRVGLGCMGMSWVYDEQGRDETTSIKVIHEALDSGATLIDTADMYGPFDNEYLVGRALAGRRDDAVLATKGGLIVDGARNLHRNGRPEHLRAALDASLLRLRTDHVDLYQLHRVDPAVPLAETWGAMAEMVAAGKARAIGLSEADPAQIREAHAIHPVTSVQSELSLWTPDVLAGVLPLTEELGIALIPFSPLGRGFLAGRFTSPEDLPAGDWRHGNPRFQADTMAKNQKIAEVVREQAARLEVTPAQLALAWVLAQGRFVVPIPGTKNPAYLRDNLAAASVEIPAEVLAVLDGLPAAAGHRY; encoded by the coding sequence GTGATCGACACCACCACGCTCGGCACGAACGGACCCGAGGTGGGCCGCGTCGGCCTCGGATGCATGGGCATGTCCTGGGTCTACGACGAGCAGGGCCGCGACGAGACGACCTCGATCAAGGTCATCCACGAGGCGCTCGACTCCGGCGCGACGCTGATCGACACCGCCGACATGTACGGGCCGTTCGACAACGAATACCTGGTCGGCCGGGCGCTGGCCGGACGACGCGACGACGCGGTGCTGGCCACCAAGGGTGGTCTGATCGTCGACGGCGCCCGCAATCTGCACCGCAACGGCCGCCCCGAGCACCTGCGTGCCGCTCTGGACGCCAGCCTGCTGCGGCTGCGCACCGACCACGTCGACCTCTACCAGTTGCACCGGGTCGACCCGGCGGTGCCGCTCGCCGAGACCTGGGGCGCGATGGCCGAGATGGTCGCGGCCGGCAAGGCGCGGGCGATCGGGCTCTCCGAGGCGGACCCGGCGCAGATCCGCGAGGCGCACGCCATCCACCCGGTCACCAGCGTCCAGTCCGAGCTCTCCCTGTGGACGCCCGACGTGCTGGCCGGGGTGCTGCCACTGACCGAGGAACTGGGCATCGCGCTCATCCCGTTCTCGCCGCTCGGCCGCGGGTTCCTGGCCGGCCGGTTCACCTCACCGGAGGATCTGCCGGCCGGCGACTGGCGGCACGGCAATCCGCGCTTCCAGGCCGACACGATGGCGAAGAACCAGAAGATCGCCGAGGTGGTACGCGAGCAGGCGGCTCGGCTGGAGGTGACGCCGGCGCAGCTCGCGCTGGCCTGGGTGCTCGCGCAGGGCCGGTTCGTGGTGCCCATCCCCGGTACGAAGAACCCTGCCTACCTGCGGGACAACCTGGCCGCCGCGTCGGTCGAGATCCCGGCCGAGGTGCTGGCCGTCCTCGACGGGCTGCCCGCCGCCGCCGGTCACCGCTACTGA